Part of the Venturia canescens isolate UGA chromosome 2, ASM1945775v1, whole genome shotgun sequence genome is shown below.
TGCAGGAGTTCTCACAGATATGACTCGAGGAACGACAGTCTACCAAATGCTCAATCACCGAACGATTGCGACTACGAGAGCCGACTCAAACAGCTCAGACGTCATACCGATTGGTGCTGGTTGAATGCGTGTCTTGGTATCGTCGAAGGTGATAACGCTCCGGTCGAAGCGTACCTTGCGAGCGGCGGTGATCCAGCACGTCAATTGACGCATTCCGAGGTTTTACTCCTCAACAGAAGCAGTGCCTTTGACATAGGACACACGCTCGTTCATTTGGCGATCAGGTAAGTCAGagaagaaatataaaatgagttaagagaatttcacaaaatcaacaaaattattGCGAGAATTCTTAATCGGAACTTTCTTTTTCAGGTTTCAACGTGAAGATATCTTAGCCATCTTGTTATCGCAAATTGAAGGATCCGGCTCGGGTATAAAAAGAGTTCCGAGTTACGTAGCGCCCGATTTGGCAGCTCAGATTCGTAGACATGTTACGAATAGCATACGTTTGCGAAAAGGTTCGTTTCCATGTTACTTCGTCACCGACATAGCTACTTTTGCACTGCCTGCCGAAGTTGAGGATCTTCCGAGCGTCGTGCAAGAACAGATGCTCGAGGAATTACTCGACCGTGAGGCACAACAGCAGCTCGAGGGCGGAGGTGGTGAACCACCGGCGTTGAATTGGTCGCTCGAAATAACTGAAAGATTGGGCTCTCGTTTGCACGCTCTTTGGAATAGATCAGCCGGTGATTGCCTCCTCGATTCCGCGATGCAGGCTACCTGGGGCGTTTTCGATCGTGATAATGCACTACGACGTGCTCTTGCAGATTCTTTGCAACAAGCTGGTCAATTGTGAGCTGAATTTtagaatttataaattatgtgttaaaatgaaaaattacatttttcatttgacgtTAAATTTTATTGTCGATAATGATTCTGGAAAAGTATGCAAAAAAATTGACTGCTATTAATACCGTAGCGAGAAAGATTTAATtccaaaagaatatttttgagcTGCCCATTTGAAATTGTGTTTCTTTTAATTACTAAACGTGGTACGTGACTGATTACAGTTTTTATCCGCGTTGGCGGGAATACGAAGCGTCGCAGGCATCAAGAATGTTAGATTTCACACTTGAGGAGGCTCAATGGCAGGATGATTGGGAGAGTCTACTAGCAACCGCTGCTCAACCGGGCAGCGCATTAGAACAATTACACGTTTTTGCTCTCGCCCACATACTGCGGAGGCCTATCATAGTTTACGGGGTTAAATATGTCAAGAGCTTCCGAGGCGAAGATATTGGTGAGTTAATACAGTTTCATTCGACAAGATTAAGTATTATCAAGAAATTTCGATCGTTGCTGCTCAGTGCTTTGAATTGACTGTACGTTTAAGCTTTTTCGTGCACTCGAAGACGTCGTAAACAAACCTTTTCGTCGCACACGATAAATATTTAATGCTACAAAAAAAACTGGGGTTTCTGATCTCGTTGTAGGGTTTACGTTgggaaaaaagtattgcaGATTTAATACTCATTTGTTTCTAGCGTTTAGTAATCTTCTTTATGGACTATATttcaacgtatttttttttgttttctttttaacaGGATATGCAAGATTCGAAGGAGTTTATTTGCCTCTATTGTGGGAACCTTCGTTTTGCATTCGTTCACCAATAGCCCTCGGTTATACGCGAGGACATTTTACGGCATTGGTACCAATAGAACCTTACGCATCGTCGCGATTATCGTCTCTGGCGGCACACGGAGGTGTCGGCGGTGATAACAGTCCGATGCAACAACTGCAGATTCAAATGCAGACAACTTTTATGCCGCTAATGGATCGCGAGCGCAAACTCTTGCCAATACATTTTCTAAGCCCCGAAGAAATAGGACGCGAAGAAACGATATTGAAACAGTGGCTCGACGTTTGTACCACAGAGGGCGGGATTCTCGTGGCGCAACAAAAACTTCACAAAAGACCGCTTCTAGTGGCTCAGATGTTGGAAGAATGGTTGAATCATTATCGAAGACTTGCGTGAGTATTTACCACCATTTGATCCTTCATTTcgccaataatttttattaaagcCAATCATTTTTATAGCCAAATGAACAATGCTCCGTTCGTAAGGCCAGCAGCTCTGCAGGAATACAGTAGCGACGGTGATACGGAGGATGAATAACGGTCCGCGAGTGCGATGCGCTGAGGCTGCAACCGCGACGGTCGATTCATCTAAGAGGATATTTTCTCCAGCGCTGTGAGCGtgacgtttgtttttttcctgttCTCCATCCACGATCCGTTAAGgacaaaagataaaaagagagattCGCTACTGCGTGATAAAACTGCAGTAATTTCAACCGCAAACACACAAGATTAACTTTCCGAGAATACAcactggggaaaaaaaaaaaaaaaaaaaaaaaaaacagaaaaaccaACAGAAAGCACACAATTCCTGAGAAGTCCGGTAATAACCGAGTACATTCACCGAAAACAGTGTCAAGATCGGGCCCGTTTCGATTTTTGCACATTAATTtactgtatatatatatacacatttatatatatgtatatatatatatatttgtatatatatgtatataaatggaCAGATGTGTGAAAATGAATATATACACGTGTAtctatgaaaattgaaaagcttATTGAAAGGCGTTATTAGTAATGTCATTATAATTGAGAGTAAAGATCTTAATAATTCGTTGAATTATTCGATTTAGCGATGTGAAAGCCTGGAAGAGTGGAAAGACAGTTTTAGAGCGGAAGAAACTCTTAGAATTAGTCGACAAGCTTTTTTTGGTACTCTGCTTTGCTAGTTTACTTTTTGAAGGTTATTATACAGTAAAGTAGGGGGTGTTTTTTAGGTGACGTGGGTACAGATTCACGGTAATGATTATTTAATTCTGGTTAAAACAACCGTTCGGGAAATGGAcactcaaatttttcatcatagaTTAATGCGTTTAGCGAGATTGTATTTaagtatatatgtgtatatcatacatatatatatgtgcatacttcgaaatgaaaatacaaataaaaatgtccgCTGTGGGTACATCACATCTATCGAAACATCGTTCcgatataaaatgaaaatttgacgtttattCGATTTAATTAGACACTTTTTCCGAATAATGTTCTCCGAAATGTAGttatttttagaaatttgCTGTTGCTATTGTTCGTTGAATTTATCCATTTAAACACATATACTTGCGAATACAAGCTGTTTCATCAacaacttttcgaaatgtgaagttaggaaaaaattgcatattttttttcaggaagCTGATTGAACTGGTAGAGATAAAAAGAATGTGGGATATTTGATGCTTTACAAAATTGATCTTGTTGACTTTTGCGCTAGCTCTAGTAATTCAAATTGTCCAAGGGATGAAATAATGCCGATACTTTaacttaaaaaatgaatgactaGCAggagtggggggggggggggggggagggaaatcaatgaaaaaacataaccAGATTCTTGGACACGGTTTCGGTCCTCTATCGAAGTCCTTATTTCGAAAGATTGTTCTTGGAACGTTCtgtatttgtaaaaatatgtatatttttatggaaatagtttttttgattgattattttttgttgataACAGGaatattatacatttttttttataattctgtTTGCGTGAGAGCAGGGTAGAGGAATTACTTTGCAGATCGAATCAGACACCGTACGAATTACAAAGAGAAAAAGCTCGCTTTATGTATCGAGCAATAAATTGTacgaaagtcaaaaaatcacGCAACAACGATAAAATCCTTTCCGGTTACAAGGACTATAAGATTATAAATCGTTGGGAGTAATAAAAATGCTGTATTAGCGATGGCTTGGAACATAGTTTTGGTCAGCTTACATAACGAAACTGAATCAAGCTGTAATTTTCTTGGCCCATCCCAAGAATAcacagatatatatatatatatatatgtgcgcATTATTAAATGGCAAAGTGAACGTATTATTTCGATGTTTCCGACCAAGGTCGAACACGATCGATTCGTTCGAGTACAGAGTGATAGAATGGGCTTTTTTCTGAAacgaaccgaaaaaaaataaacgaaaaaacgaaaacgactAACGCCGAATGTGGATAAATGTTTTCCTCGTGAACGTTacgattcaaaaaaaatggaacagTACGACTGTGTCTTTGCACCTTCGcgtgtcgagaaaacaaaaaaaaaggaataaaaaaaaaaacattctgaTTTACGAGAAACGAGCTCGTGATCGATCAGCCAAACGATGAGAACCCTAatcaaaaaagtacaaaagcaacacacacgcacgcatgCGCGCGTgcgcacacaaacacacacacacacacattttaAGAATCATCGATATTTATTAACGTACTATACTAACatacaacaacaaaaacgttATTAACACAACTATTCGCTTGTAACAGCAGACTACCTTTCtactgttttgaaaaaattaacatcTAGTCTTCTAGCACCGTCGTACTTTTTTCCAATCACACGATGTGATCTAACTGTGTTATAATtagcgaaaaataaaatacgaaaaacagtaaatgttttaaaataaCACGAAGAAGCATAtatggaaaacgaaaaaattgagtaaaaatgataaatatttccaCGCAACGTACACAAGTGACAAACACCTTTGAAAATTCCACGTACAATACATATAGCTCAGATTGCTATACGAATCCTCGTGTCCAACTTCATATTGAGATAAATTTTATGCAAgtgttttaaattaaaaatggtagataaatcgaataaaaaagaaaaaataaaaacgaacacAAAACAtaagattattattattactattatataaaaaaaatgtcgtgaTATGTACCAGAGTTTCGATTCTCGTTGCTACGTTTCTCGCTTTGAAATTTAATAGCATTcatttaattataaatatataaaggtGATGCAGTGAGAAACGATGTAAGCCAACGATAAATTAGTCCGAATCAACGTGTTTCCCGTACAATGCCACGATTTCCTCTCGGCACACGTGATACAGTAAGAggtttaattaaaattaataatattacttttaaaataaaaatattgaaaaataataaattaattgccgattaaaaaaaaagtggcaaaGTAAATGAACACAAAAACATCTATTGAAACTGATAGAAATCTATATTAATATAGAATATATGAAATGGATTATATTGAATAATATATCGATGTACAATAATTCTGAACGACGATTGATTATTGAATATCAATagcattattattaaaaaaacatcCGTATTGAAATGGATTGAGAAGGGCttataatgataatgataacgtgattaataatatgaataaatGGAAGATTTCAAGTCTCTGGAATATTTGGAGATGAATTAACAATGCTCCACTCATttgtaatatttttgttttcaatctctcatataattatttttttctgttgtaatattttgtctgtCCAGAGTCTTTAATGGGCGGTgtagaattatttttcttattatagTTAAAATGtagaattaatttttcttattcagtGGTTGCTTTGAATCTTTTGGAATTAAtttgttgacaattttatcGCAAAATGGACTCAAGCTGTAAGAAGAAAtcaaaactttctcaccaacaGACCATGCTGAAGCCACGAGCTCCCGTTCAATCACTGCTAATGGGTAATTGGGTGTGGTCAGTACTTAGATGGGCGACTGCTTGGAACACCCATTGAATTGAAATACAATGCAAACACGGTATGTCGGGCAATTACCTTTTTGgttcttattttcgttttttgttttttttaagaaaaatttgttcaaagaCGAAAGACATCGAAATttgtatggaaaaaatttttttgctgcGGTATGAAGCTACGGGTTCATTTCGTCGCTTCATACTTGAAACATTTTACATAATTAGATGCATccctagcggattgtacgacCAGGATTTCTGaagtataatatatatatatagcaaTATTTTATGTATACAAAAAATCTGTGTTGTCCAAGTCCAATAAAAAGATTACTGCAATTTCGGTAGAGTAGCGGTGGCAGCTTCACATCTATAGCTAATGAGATTGTCAGTGTCAACGTAGTCTGACTTATTCATTGGTGCTGCTTGCACGTGAGTAGTTTTCGCCGTTTTCGCGTCTTCCATCGTAGCCATCGTAGCCTTTGTCGTAGTATCGTAGTATTTGGTAGTATTCACCTGACTATAGATAGTGCCTATGTTCACTTGACTGTCATGTGAGCAATATAGGTTATGTTCACTTACGTTGTCGCCAGGTCGCCAGTCAGGTCAGAGTAAACAGCTGTTCGGTGCTTTAATCGAAACGTCAccagaaaaagaagaaacaaaaaaattatatataacTTTGacaggaattttgaaaatgattgaGGTAAGAATTCTaagtgaatatttttcttgcaCGAACCGTATTTAAAACATTCATAAATATCCACGTTTGTGACATCTTGAGACGTGGATAATTTTCCGTGTatgtaaattttttccatcgttcaGGAACAGAATATTCTCATCGATATAAACGCCGGAAAATTGTTGGACTGGCTCATCAACAGACGACATTGCAATAAAGGATGGCAATCTAATATTTTGacaataagagaaaaaatcaacaatgCCATACAAGATATGCCTGTTCATGAAGGCATAGCGAAACTGCTCTCTGGAACACGTCAGTAcattgaattcttttttctaatgATCCTCTCTTTTCCATATCATCATCTATGCCTATTCATGAAGAAGTCTTATTCAATTTCAGacataaattattttcactgtaagaaaataatagaaattcTCAAAGAGACTGAAGCAGATTCGAAGAATTTGTTCGGTCGTTACGGATCGCAGAGAATGAAAGATTGGCAAGAAATATTGCGACTTTATGAAAAGGATAATTTATATTTGGCAGAGGCGGCCCAGATGCTTGTGAGAAACATAAATTACGAAGTACCCAGTTTCAAGAAACAGATACAAAAAATTGAGCAGACCGAAAATGTGAGCAAAACAATTTGGCCGGTTCAAATATCAAGCCGATCAATCTCAATCACAATAAACTTTCTCTTTTATCTTgcaggaacttgagaaaaaagaagcagAGTATAGAAAATCTGAGAAAACAGCACGGACGGAGTTCAACACTGTGTGCAAACAACTTGGTATTTCTGGTAATAGAATAAAACGAGAATTGGCTGAAAGAATCGTTGAACTGCCAGAGATTTATGAAAAGATAGCTGAGAAATCAAAATCCCTGGAtgatgttgttgaattttatgAAGCATTTGTCGCATTTACACTGGGACTTCAACAAAGTCGGGGAAGAGTCTCGATGGTTAAATATCTCATAGGTAATCCGTTGTATTGCTTAATGATAcaatatttcatttgaaattctgataaaatttgTCTACCATATCAGTGAGGGAgggattgaaataaaaattcaagacacggAATAACTCGATTTGTCTCTATTTCCGTCTTCATTCTAATTTCATGAAAGTTTTGTTTgtgttttcaaaattacagACAAAGGAAATACAACAACGTACGAATGGACGTACGGCGAGGCACCACTGACTGTTATCGAACCACCTTGGAACATCAATTTCGAGAACGAAGATGACGACAAAGTTGTTGAAGATGTTGTGAGTGAAAAACCGAAagacaaaactttttttaaatttcacgaaaatgatCGTTGTGTTAAACTCAGTTGTTCGATTAATCATTCGTAGATTGATTTCGGAGACGAGCAGCCCGGCGTAATTGATTTTGAAATATCAGACCTCAGTACAGGCGACAATAATTTGAACGTCGGGGATGCAATCGATTGGGGGAATTTGGAAATGGAAGATGCCGGTGAAGGCGAAattgatttcaatatttctctgGAAGAATCTGGCATAGTCGTCGAAGCGGCGGGCCACGACGGCGGCACAGCAACCGGAAGTGAAGCTCTCACGATCCTTGACAATCCCACGACGAGAAACGACTTTATCGACGAATTATTCgaggtgaaattttttaacatatcaaaattgtaaaagtcCATTGAActacatacatttttttgcttgaaattttaaatcgtcatgataattattaagCACtacacaaaaaaagaaaataatacaaaactTTCATGcacattcaaaatttttcgttcaaataaATCGTAATCCtataaacgagaataaaacCTTTGTTTTTCAGCTGGAAGCCTTCCTAAAACTTCGTCTGTACGAGCTCAACAGAGGTTACAGCGACAATCTCTTGAGTATGAGTCAAATGCAAGAGGCTCCGCCGATCTTGCAGCTCGCGACTCAGGACAGCACACAAAACATGCTCGACAACGTTCAAGTACTCTTGACCGAAATTCTCGACAGCCGAGTACAGCACTTACACAACATCAAACATTCTCCGAGGTAATTCCCTTTCAATGAGCATACCCAGATTGcgtaaatttcaaatatttccgaACAGGCAgaaatattcatcaaaaaaacaattaatttggaataacCATTaagcaaaatcatttttccaacagGTACGTTGACGTACTAACCGGCACACTCAAACAGAAGCTTTCCTTGGTTGACAAGATGGTATCGATGCAAAAGTTGGTTAAGCAGAGACGAGAAGAAGCTCGGGAACAAGCAATTTCACTGCAACCAATGCTGAAGCTCGTTATTCAGAGAACTCGGGAACTCCAAAACGAAGTAAGACATCATGAAATGTTTCTTTTTAGTAATTCGAACGAAAATACCTGCTCGTAAAGATAGCAACAGGAGCAATGAACTAATCACCGATGTTTCATCCACAGATCGAACAGGACATATCAAAGAAGTACAAGAATCGTGTGGTTCGGTTGACAGGAGGAGTGAATGCTCTGTGAAATAAGAGACGTCACTACGATGTAAATAATACGAAATCGAATTGTGAATAAaggtaatttttcattcacgaCGACTATAATGTAATTAGTTTCTACAGCGACTTCGATTATTTCATCCTCCATGCAATCTTTAATCCTTCCTTTTGATAATTTCGTCCACTAAAAAGAACGAGTTTCCTGTAAGCAGCTACACATGTTCCAGATTCTTCAGCTAtttttacgacgctgaagtt
Proteins encoded:
- the trbd gene encoding ubiquitin thioesterase trabid, coding for MNSRLEDTQSKWICEYCTYENWPSSLKCTMCRGTKPLLGEDIYRLRDPSPQRSSSNVASGPVPHISNSTDSYNLSPQNYSQNLPSGGKWSCDSCTYLNYQNTSRCVQCDNRKPPNNTQSPNSIASNLHEHLAPLRLGDPPPPSLTNIVSNEQLNPASLNNVQTPPPPNVHPDKWSCIACTYENWPKATKCVMCGHPTKEQRGERREKSGVNSGLILPSPERDHNQRGLPLSPQTALPYIHQAQRDENLAIARRSSHRYDSRNDSLPNAQSPNDCDYESRLKQLRRHTDWCWLNACLGIVEGDNAPVEAYLASGGDPARQLTHSEVLLLNRSSAFDIGHTLVHLAIRFQREDILAILLSQIEGSGSGIKRVPSYVAPDLAAQIRRHVTNSIRLRKGSFPCYFVTDIATFALPAEVEDLPSVVQEQMLEELLDREAQQQLEGGGGEPPALNWSLEITERLGSRLHALWNRSAGDCLLDSAMQATWGVFDRDNALRRALADSLQQAGQFFYPRWREYEASQASRMLDFTLEEAQWQDDWESLLATAAQPGSALEQLHVFALAHILRRPIIVYGVKYVKSFRGEDIGYARFEGVYLPLLWEPSFCIRSPIALGYTRGHFTALVPIEPYASSRLSSLAAHGGVGGDNSPMQQLQIQMQTTFMPLMDRERKLLPIHFLSPEEIGREETILKQWLDVCTTEGGILVAQQKLHKRPLLVAQMLEEWLNHYRRLAQMNNAPFVRPAALQEYSSDGDTEDE
- the LOC122407084 gene encoding CDK5 regulatory subunit-associated protein 3, producing the protein MIEEQNILIDINAGKLLDWLINRRHCNKGWQSNILTIREKINNAIQDMPVHEGIAKLLSGTHINYFHCKKIIEILKETEADSKNLFGRYGSQRMKDWQEILRLYEKDNLYLAEAAQMLVRNINYEVPSFKKQIQKIEQTENELEKKEAEYRKSEKTARTEFNTVCKQLGISGNRIKRELAERIVELPEIYEKIAEKSKSLDDVVEFYEAFVAFTLGLQQSRGRVSMVKYLIDKGNTTTYEWTYGEAPLTVIEPPWNINFENEDDDKVVEDVIDFGDEQPGVIDFEISDLSTGDNNLNVGDAIDWGNLEMEDAGEGEIDFNISLEESGIVVEAAGHDGGTATGSEALTILDNPTTRNDFIDELFELEAFLKLRLYELNRGYSDNLLSMSQMQEAPPILQLATQDSTQNMLDNVQVLLTEILDSRVQHLHNIKHSPRYVDVLTGTLKQKLSLVDKMVSMQKLVKQRREEAREQAISLQPMLKLVIQRTRELQNEIEQDISKKYKNRVVRLTGGVNAL